DNA from Colletotrichum higginsianum IMI 349063 chromosome 7 map unlocalized unitig_7, whole genome shotgun sequence:
TGCCATACAGAGCGGTGTAAAATACATCTTTTACGGATCCTTGGGATTCGCTGGACCCCCGGAGAGCACACAGAGTGTAGCGCATGTTATGCAGGCACACCTCGACACCGAGAATTATCTAGAGGAATGTCGACAGAACCACCCTGGCTTTGGCTACACGGTAATCCGGGAAGGACTTTACAGCGAATCTTATCCTCTGTACACTTCATTCTACAACCCTAAACAGCCACGAAGCGAGATCAGGATCCCCCACGACGGTTCAGGCGCCGGCGTTGCTTGGGTAAAGAGAGAAGAGCTTGGAGAAGGCACGGCTGAACTCATCTCCCGTTTCGTGAAGCAGCCAAAGGAGTTTGCTTGGCGCAATCAGACGGTTCTCCTCTCCGGGGAAAAAACGCTGACCCTGGCGGAAACGGTCCAGATTCTCGGAGAGATCGCAGATTCTCCTGTCCAAATCACGCAAGtctccgacgacgagttTGCGACTCAGTCCGAGAACCCACCTACCTTCACTTATCATGGTGTTGATCTTTCAAAGCCGTGGGCAACAGCTTTTGAAGCATTCAGGAGGGGTGAAGCTTCATGTGTGTCGCCTCTTTTGAAAGAACTGCTTGGCAGGGAGCCTGAAGACTTCAAGACAACGGTGGAAAACTCTTTGTAAATCAAGTAGAATTGTTACATGAGACAGTTTTACGCAGAGGTGTTCATAATACTGTTCTGCTATCTCGGAGCAATATAGATGGTTAGAAAATGATGAGGATTTGAAAAACCTCATTACGTTGACAGAACGGCAGCTTCTGTGTCACGTCTTTTTCCACTCAAAACGGTCTACTACCCAGTCAAGAATAGTTTTCTGTTTCTTGGCAATTGCTGCTCATACTATCGCTAGCATCCAGCGTTGAGATGCAACTCTTGAAGACACGCAGGTAGCAGGGAGTAGACCTCAAGGTCTCGCATCATCATGTGATCCCGTGCACCTTGTTTCTAGAAAAGAGGTAAAGGGCGGAACCTTGCGGCTAGGTCAGATATAAAGAAAATACAGAAAATGAGGAAGCATGGCTGAATGGAGTGATCGAAGAAGTGTGACGTGGGTGGACTAACAGCGCCTCCAGCGATCGGTTCGTCTCCAAATGCCCCGCGCGGGGCACCGAGACGGGCTGGCGCCTGGGGACTGACCACCGACCGTTGATTGGCCGTACCGAGGTCCCGATAGCGATAAGGCCGAGGGACGCTTCGACCAAAAACATTTTTTCCTTTCGCGACGGCTTCGCTGTGCTTGAACGGATCCCTTCCAGCCTGGTCCAACCAAGTCGCAACGATGCATCACCTCGTCCAACCCCACCAATGGGTGTCGCTGAAGCTGCTTTCAGAAGACACAAAGGTGCTTCAGATTATCCCCAACACGTAAGTTCACTTTCAAGCAGAATGGCTGGCAAATTCTTGGCTGATTTCCCTCGCATCAGAACGATTTCCCTGGGCAAGCTCGGCTCGTTTCCAAGCAACCTCGTCATTGAGCGACCTTTCCACCTCACATACGAAATCCTCGACAGACGTGATGGCGAAAACTTCAGTAGACTACGGGTCGTGCCCCCGAGCGAGAtccacgccgacgccctgGCGGATTTGAATGCCCAAaacgccgaggaagagggcaCTACCCTCGAGAACATCATTGCCGCCCCTGATGGCGCCGAATTTGAGTTGGTCGACAAGGAAagcggcgacgtcgttgcGCATTCGAGACGTGAGATCATCGATGACGCTGC
Protein-coding regions in this window:
- a CDS encoding NmrA family protein translates to MSSHKVGIFPASGGIGGGTVKHILPRLPPTDLVLIARSPERLAPAKALGAEVRQTSYDDDAALKNAFDGIDTLFLISYASVEHQYRTKRHIVAINAAIQSGVKYIFYGSLGFAGPPESTQSVAHVMQAHLDTENYLEECRQNHPGFGYTVIREGLYSESYPLYTSFYNPKQPRSEIRIPHDGSGAGVAWVKREELGEGTAELISRFVKQPKEFAWRNQTVLLSGEKTLTLAETVQILGEIADSPVQITQVSDDEFATQSENPPTFTYHGVDLSKPWATAFEAFRRGEASCVSPLLKELLGREPEDFKTTVENSL